The following proteins come from a genomic window of Sander vitreus isolate 19-12246 chromosome 14, sanVit1, whole genome shotgun sequence:
- the tmem170b gene encoding transmembrane protein 170B — protein sequence MPSSKAKYSYSIKRSANPGGGSGRGGGRNMTTNRDYSVNLSVQQVLSLWVQGTTLQHFTEMWYWVFLWCLFSSLFVYGAVGLLMLVMLQRHKRGRLITLVLVSVGFLASLSGGVITSAAVAGVYRVAGKDMAPLEALVLGVGQTALSIIISFSRVLATL from the exons ATGCCTTCGTCTAAAGCCAAGTACAGCTATTCGATAAAGAGGAGTGCGAACCCGGGCGGTGGCAGCGGTAGAGGCGGCGGCAGAAACATGACAACAAACAGGGATTATTCTGTTAATCTGTCGGTGCAGCAAGTGCTGAGCCTTTGGGTGCAAGGCACGACGCTGCAACACTTCACAG AGATGTGGTACTGGGTGTTCCTGTGGTGTCTGTTCTCTTCCCTCTTCGTCTACGGGGCGGTGGGGCTGCTCATGTTGGTCATGCTGCAGCGCCACAAGAGGGGCCGCCTCATCACCCTGGTTCTGGTCAGCGTGGGTTTCCTGGCCTCCCTCTCCGGAGGCGTCATCACCA GCGCCGCGGTGGCAGGGGTGTACCGCGTGGCAGGGAAGGACATGGCACCGCTGGAGGCTCTGGTGTTGGGCGTGGGCCAGACCGCTCTCTCCATCATCATATCCTTTTCACGCGTCCTCGCCACTCTGTGA